In the genome of Rhodothermales bacterium, the window CCAACCATGCGCACCCGCTTCCTATTCCTCTTCGCCCTCCTCCTCGCCCTCCCCGCCTGCGGCCCGCAAGGTGGCTCGGACACCGCGGCTCAGGCCGATGAAGTCACCGTCGGCGTTTCGCTGCTGACGATGACGCACCCGTTCTTCCAGAACCTGGCCGCCGGCCTCGAGGAGGAAGGCGCGAAGCACGGGATGAAGGTCACCGTGGTCTCGACCGAATTCGATGTCGCGAAACAGAAAGACCAGCTCTCCAACTTCATCGTCCAGGGCGTCGACGCGATCGTGCTCAGCCCGGCCGACTCGAAGGCGATCGGGACGGCCATCAAGGAGGCCAACGACGCCGGCATCCCCGTCTTCACCGCCGATATCGCCGCGCTGGCGGATGGCGTGAGCATCGTCACCCACATCGCGACGGACAACTACGCCGGCGGCCGGCTGGCGGCCGAAGCCGTCATGGAGGTGATCGGCACGAACGGCCAGGTCGCGATCGTCGACCACCCGGAGGTCGAGTCCGTCATCCAGCGCACGAAAGGATTTCACGACGTGATCGACGAGGCGAACGCGAAGGGCGCGAAGATCGAAATCGTCGCCCAGCTGACCGGCGGCGGCACGAAGGACCGCGCCTTCAAGGTGGCCGAGGACATCCTGCAGGCCCATCCGAACCTCGACGTGATCTTCGCGATCAACGACGACACGGCGCTCGGCGCGGTGGCGGCGATCGAGAAGGCCGGCAAGTCGGGCACCGTCCAGGTCGTCGGGTTCGACGGCACGAACGAGGCCCGCAAGGCAATCCGCGACGGCAAGATCTACGCGGATGTGATTCAGCATCCCCGGCAGATCGGCGAGATGACCATCAAATCGATCATGGGCTATATGGCCGGCGACGCCATGCCCGCCGAGCAGCTCATCCCGGCTACCCTCTACCGGAAAGCCGACGCCCAGGCCGACCCGACGATCGCGGAATGACCATGGCGGCAGCGGATGGGGCGCCCCTCCTGGCGATGGAGGGCATCGACAAGTCGTTTCCCGGCGTGCACGCGCTGAAGGGCGTCCGGCTGGACCTCCGGCGGGGCGAGGTGCTGGCCGTCGTCGGGGAAAACGGCGCCGGCAAAAGCACGCTCATCAAGGTGCTCGCCGGCGTGCACCAGCCGGAATCGGGCGAAATCCGCATCGACGGCGTCGCACAGCGGTTTGCGACGCCCCTGGATGCGCAGCGGGCCGGCATCGCGGTCATCTACCAGGAATTCAACCTCATTCCCGGCCTCACCGCCCGCGAAAATATCCTGCTCGGGCATGAAAAAACCCGCTTCGGATTCTTTTCGAAGAAAGAGGAGCAGCAGACCGCCGAGGCGCTCTTCGCCCGGATGAACATCCGCATCAACCCGGACGCCGTCTGCTCCACCCTGAGCGTCGCTCAGCAGCAGCTCGTCGAAATCGCCAAGGCGCTCTCGCTCGGCGCCCGGATCCTGGTGATGGACGAGCCGAGCGCCACCCTCACCAACCAGGAGGTCGAAACCCTCTTCAACATCATCCGCGACCTCCAGCGGCAGGACATCGGAGTGATCTACATCAGCCACCGGCTCGATGAGATCTTTACGATCGCCGACCGGGTGACGGTGCTGCGGGATGGATCCTACATCGACACCCGCCCGGTGGCCGACGTCAACCGCGACGCCCTCATCGAGATGATGGTGGGCCGCTCCATCGAGAACGAATTCCCGAAGGTCAGCCATCCCGTGGGCGACGTGCGGCTGGAGGTGCGCGGGCTCGCGCGTACGCTCGAGGAGCCCGGCGTGTCCCTCGCGATCCACCGGGGCGAGGTGCTGGGGTTGACCGGACTCGTCGGCGCCGGCCGGACCGAGCTGGCCCGGCTCATCTTCGGGGCGGACCGCGCCGCGAAGGGCGAGGTCCTCCTCGACGGCCGGCCGCTGCTGATCCGCAATCCGAAGGACGCCATCCGCCAGGGCATCTGCCTGCTCACCGAGGACCGCAAGGCGCAAGGCCTCGTGCTCGGACTGTCCTCGCGCGAGAACTTTGCGCTCCCCAACCTCGGCCACTGGTCGAGCCGCGGCTTCATCGACCGGAAGGACGAACGCGATCAATTCGCGCGGTATATCGACAGCCTCAAGATCAAGCTCTCCAACCAGGACCAGATCGTCCGCAACCTCTCCGGCGGCAACCAGCAGAAGGTGCTGCTGGCGCGGTGGCTGGAGTCGAACTCGGACGTCATCATCTTCGACGAGCCCACCCGCGGCATCGATGTCGGGGCGAAGTACGAGATCTACCTCCTCATCAACGAACTCGCGCAGGCCGGCAAGGCGATCCTCATGATCTCCTCCGAATTGCCCGAGGTCCTCGGCATGAGCGACCGGGTGCTCGTGATGCACGAGGGCCGCATCAGCGGCGAAATCACCGACGTCCGCCGCGCCACGCAGGAAGAGGTGATGGCGCTGGCGGTGGCGTGAGCTTGGTTGGGTTGGGGAGTTTGGGGGGAGTATGGGGGGGGGTGGGAGTATGGCTGTAAGTACCTATTTTTCGTACTCAACCATCCGCTCGCACCCCGACCCCTCCACTCCTCCACACCATACCCTCAGACTCCCAGCCCTCAACCACCCATACTCCCAAACACCCACACTCCCAAACACCCAGACTCCCAACCTCCCACACCTGCACCATGCCGAACCAGACCGTCACCGACTTCCTCACCCGCTACGGCATGGTCGCCGTGCTGCTCGCGTTGTGCCTGTTTTATTCGTTCATGACGATGGCCGAGCAGAACCCGCGAGGCGAGGACGCGGCGGCGGCGATCGCGGACGACATCCGGGAGGCGGCCGGCAGCGGGCAGGTGGTCATCGTCGCCAAGACCAACACGGAGCACCGGCAGTTTGCGGAAACGCTCGAAGCGACGCTGCGCGCATCCGGCACCCCGATCGCCGGCGTGATCTCGGGTGAGCCGCCCGAAATCCGCGAGGCGCTGGAGGCCCTGGCGGCCTCGGGCACACCGGTGACGGCCATCGCGACGCCGCAGGACTACGCCACGATCGTCGGCAACGTGACGTCGCGGATACCAGCGCTGGCCGGCGCCACCATCACGGCGCCCCGGAGCTACCGCTGGCCGACCTTCCTGCTGGCGAACAACCTGCGCAACGTCGCGAACCAGATCGTCGTGATCGCCATCCTGGCGGTGGGGATGACGATGGTGATCATCACAGCCGGCATCGACCTGTCGGTGGGCAGCCTCATCGCCCTCTCGGCCGTCGTGGCGGCGTGGCTCATCCGCAACATGGGCGGCACGGAGGCCTCGTTTGGCGCGATGTTCATCGCGTCGCTCGCGGCCATCCTGATGTGCGGGCTCGTCGGGGTCGCGACCGGTCTCACGATCACCCGGTTCAAGGTGCCGCCATTCATCACCACGCTGGCCGTGATGCTCGTCGCAAGCGGGTTCGCCTACATCATCTCGCGGGGCGAATCGATCTACGAGATCCCCGACTCCTACGTATGGCTCGGCCGCGGGGCGGACCTGTTCTCGATCCCGAACGCCGTCATTCTCATGGCGGTCATCTACGTCCTCGCGCACATCCTCATGACGCGCACCACCCTGGGCCGGTACATCTACGCCGTGGGGGGCAATCCCGAAGCCGCCCGGCTTTCGGGCATCCGCGTAGACAGCGTGCTGCTGTTCGTGTATACCGTGTGCGGCATGCTCGCCGGCCTCGGCGGCATCGTCCAGGCCTCCCAGCTCAAAAGCGGCGCGCCGACGTACGGCCTGCTGTACGAGCTGTACGTGATCGCCGCCGTCGTCGTCGGCGGCACCAGCCTGTCCGGCGGCGAGGGCCGCATCATGGGCACCCTCGTCGGCGCCTTCATCATCGCCGTCATCCAGAACGGGATGAACCTCACCGGCGTCGAGAGCTACACCCAAAAGGTCGTGCTCGGCCTCGTCATCCTCGGCGCGGTGCTGCTGGACATGATGAAGAAGCGCAAATGACGCTGTCATTTGAGGTTCAACAATCGATGCTCCATGTCCAAGGATCAAAGTTCAAGGCGCCCATCCTTCTCCCTTCATTTCTGACCGCCTTGAACCTTACACATTGAACCTTAAACCTCGAACGGCGAACGCCCTCCGCGTTCGCTCCTCCTACGGCGCACCGCCGCTTGCGCCACACGCTTAAGTAAGCGACGCCTAACGTCGATACTCCCGCAGGTCATAGGCGGCTACTTTTCTGTACGCGTTTCGCGCAGGGGCTCCTCTCCGAATCCTCACTCTGGCCCTTCAATTCCCCCGCGCAACGCAGTCGCTTCGTTCGTCACTTCCTGCCTGTCTCGTACTCATGCTTCCACGTTTTACGCGGAGCGCGTGGCGCATTGCGGCCATGCTGTGCCTCGTTGGCGCCGTTGCCGGCGGCGCGTACCGATTGATCCCCTACGGACTCGACGCCCCGGCGCCGGTCGGCCGGTTTCTCAACGGCGCCTTCCCGTCGACCACGCCGCAGCCCGGCGCCAAGGCCGTGAGCTGGCGCGCGACGCCGGCGTTCCCGGACGTCGCATTCACCGACGCCATGGCGATCGCGCCGGTCCCGGGTACCACCTACCTCTGCGTCGCCGAACGATCCGGACTGATCTGGTTTATCGAGAACGATCCCGCGACACGCCTCCGACTCCTCGTGGCCGACCTGCGCGACCGCGTCGAACTGCCGCGCGACGGGGGGTTTATGGGGATCGCCTTTCACCCCCATTTCGCCGCCGCCGGCACGACGGGCGCGGGCGAGGTGTTCGTCTCCTACAATGCCGTCGGCGGGACGATGCGGCTCAGCCGGTTCACGATGGCCTCCGCCACCGTGCTGGATCTGCACAGCGAGGAAGTCATGATCGACCTCAGCCGGCATGGCGGCGACACCCACTTCGGAGGAAGCCTCGCATTCGGTCCGGACGGGATGCTCTACGTGCCCTTCGGCGAGGCGGAGAAGCGGATCGAGGACGCGCAAACGATCTCGGACAACCTGCTGGGCGGGATCTTGCGGCTCGACGTGGACCGGGACCCCGCACGCAGCCACCCGCCGCGCCGGATGCTTCCCCAGGCCTATCCGGGCGAACGCTCCGGCATCGGCTACTGGATTCCGAACGACAACCCCTTCGTGGATCCCGCCGGCGGATCGATGGAGGAATATTTCAGCATCGGCCACCGCAACCCGTGGCGGCTGAGCATCGACGGCGTGTCCGGCCGCATCTGGGTGAGCGAGGTCGGCCACCTCCAGCGCGACGAGTTCAACGTCATTGAAAAGGGCGGAAATTACGGGTGGTTCATGCGCGAGGGGTCGACCGAGGCCCGGCTCGCGGCCGACGAGCAGCCGGCGCCGCCGGCGCAGGTGCTCGGCACCTTGCGGGAGCCGGCGCTCGACGCGCGCTTCGGCGTCGTCAGCGGCGGCGTAACCTACCGTGGCGCGGCCCTTCCCGAACTCTACGGCAGGT includes:
- a CDS encoding substrate-binding domain-containing protein, which gives rise to MRTRFLFLFALLLALPACGPQGGSDTAAQADEVTVGVSLLTMTHPFFQNLAAGLEEEGAKHGMKVTVVSTEFDVAKQKDQLSNFIVQGVDAIVLSPADSKAIGTAIKEANDAGIPVFTADIAALADGVSIVTHIATDNYAGGRLAAEAVMEVIGTNGQVAIVDHPEVESVIQRTKGFHDVIDEANAKGAKIEIVAQLTGGGTKDRAFKVAEDILQAHPNLDVIFAINDDTALGAVAAIEKAGKSGTVQVVGFDGTNEARKAIRDGKIYADVIQHPRQIGEMTIKSIMGYMAGDAMPAEQLIPATLYRKADAQADPTIAE
- a CDS encoding sugar ABC transporter ATP-binding protein, whose protein sequence is MTMAAADGAPLLAMEGIDKSFPGVHALKGVRLDLRRGEVLAVVGENGAGKSTLIKVLAGVHQPESGEIRIDGVAQRFATPLDAQRAGIAVIYQEFNLIPGLTARENILLGHEKTRFGFFSKKEEQQTAEALFARMNIRINPDAVCSTLSVAQQQLVEIAKALSLGARILVMDEPSATLTNQEVETLFNIIRDLQRQDIGVIYISHRLDEIFTIADRVTVLRDGSYIDTRPVADVNRDALIEMMVGRSIENEFPKVSHPVGDVRLEVRGLARTLEEPGVSLAIHRGEVLGLTGLVGAGRTELARLIFGADRAAKGEVLLDGRPLLIRNPKDAIRQGICLLTEDRKAQGLVLGLSSRENFALPNLGHWSSRGFIDRKDERDQFARYIDSLKIKLSNQDQIVRNLSGGNQQKVLLARWLESNSDVIIFDEPTRGIDVGAKYEIYLLINELAQAGKAILMISSELPEVLGMSDRVLVMHEGRISGEITDVRRATQEEVMALAVA